TAACCATGCGAGCCACCCACAAGCCCATGATGTCGCGGGCTGTTGCAAGTACCTGTGTTGGATAGGCGCGTTCGAGTTCTTCGGTCTGGGAACCCTTCCCCGTCCAGCCAAGCGTCGCAAAGGGCCATAACTGACTAGAAAACCAGGTATCAAGAACATCTTCGTCTTGCCGCACGACGCTCCCGCATTCGGGGCATGTGCTAATATCCTCAACACAGGCATCCTGCCATCCGCACGCATCGCAATAGAACATCGGAATACGATGCCCCCACCACAGCTGGCGCGAAATGCACCAGTCTTTGAGATTAGCGAGCCAATCGAGATATACCTGCTTCCATCGGGCAGGATGAAATGTAATGGAACCATCTTCCACCACGCGAGCGGCGTCTTTTTTGAGGCCATCAACCGCGACAAACCACTGTTCAGAAAGCCACGGCTCGAGCTTGTTGTGACAGCGATAACACGTCATAACCGAATGGGTGTGATCCTCAACGTGGTCAAGAAGCCCCAGCCTATCGAATGCCTCGACGATAGCCGTACGCGCTTCGTCGCGATCGAGCCCTGAGAATTCCCCATACCCCTCAATAACATGAGCTGTTTCGTCAAAAATATTGATCTTCTCAAGGTCGTGACGTTCCCCCATCGCCCAGTCGTTAGGGTCATGAGCTGGCGTCACTTTGACAAATCCGGTGCCAAAACCCGCATCAACATAATAGTCACTAAAAATAGGGATCTCACGATCAACAAGCGGCAGCTTTACCTTCGCTCCTACAAAGCGCTGTGCGGCATCATCTTGAGGAGACACCGCGACACCAGTGTCACCTAGCATTGTTTCAGGGCGCGTGGTGGCTACCACAATGTAATCCTGCCCATCGACTGGTTCAACCAGAGGATAGCGCAGATACCACAGATGCCCATCTTCTTCGACGTACTCGACTTCGTCATCGGCGATAGCGGTTGTGCAGTGCGGGCACCAATTGACAATACGCTTGCCGCGGTAGATAAGCCCATCGTGATACCAGTCGACAAACAGATGACGCACCGCCTGAATATAATCAGGGTCGAGCGTAAAGTGCTCGTCGGAATAATCGCAGCTGCAGCCCATGCCTTTGATTTGATTGACAATGGTTGCACCATACTCGGCGCGCCATTCATAGCACGCCTCGATAAACTTTTCGCGGCCGATATCAAAGCGGCTTATACCCTCTTCGGCAAGCTTTTTATCAACCTTTGTCTGTGTCGCAATGCCCGCATGATCGGTGCCCAACACCCAGCGCGCCTGATATCCCTGCATGCGCGCGCGTCGAATGCACGCATCTTGAATGGTGTCATCAAGTGCATGACCCATATGAAGCACGCCGGTAATATTGGGAGGCGGAATCGTAATGGTATAGCAGTCGTTGGCATGCTCTCCAAAACCAGGAGTACGCTTGAAATACCCCGTCTCTTCCCATACTTTAAACAGGGGCGCCTCATGGGCGGCGAAATCAAAATCGACTCTCTTCTTTTCGGGCATGCCCTTGTTCCTTCTGTTAATTATGAATACTCAAACGTAGAAATTATACCGTATGACACTGGCCGAACGATACGAAGGGCGCCTTTGCACGGTTTCTCCCCGCACCCAAGGCGCCCTTACCTGAATCGTATGAATAGCAAACGTTAGCTTGCTGAGGGTATCGAAGCAGCTTCACGAGCGACAATCTCGGGAGAGGTTGTGCCTTCTATATCGCTCGCACGCAGAACAACCCGTGTCGGCTCGGTATGGTCAGGAAGCTCGTACATAACATCCATGAGCACATTTTCGCAGATAGAACGCAGACCACGTGCGCCAGTATTATGTTCAATAGCCTTATGAGCAATAGCACGCAAGGCATCTGGCTCGACAACCAGTTCGCTCTCTTCAAATTCGAACATACGCGTGTACTGCTTCACCAGAGCATTGCGCGGTTCCGTTAGAATACGAACCAGGTCTTCTTCGGTGAGCTCTTTTAGACGCGTAATCACCGGAATACGACCGACAAATTCGGGAATCATACCAAACTTATTGAGGTCTTCGGGTAAAACCTGACGCAGCAGTTCGGCATCTTCGTGCTTTTTGCTCTGCGGCAAGCGCGCATTGAAGCCCAGACCACTTTTGCCAACTCGCTCGGCGATAATGTCAGTGAGACCAACAAACGCTCCGCCCAAGATGAACAGGATGTTTGTGGTATCGATATGAATAAGTTCCTGCTGAGGATGCTTGCGACCACCCTGAGGAGGCACGCTCGCTTCACACCCTTCAACAATCTTGAGCAACGACTGCTGCACGCCTTCACCCGATACATCGCGGGTGATTGAAAGATTTTCGGCTTTGCGTGCAATCTTGTCGATCTCGTCGATATAGACAATGCCAATTTCTGCACGCGGCACATCGAAATCAGCAGCAGTAATAAGCTTCAGCAGAATGTTTTCGACATCCTCACCAACGTAGCCAGCCTCGGTCAGCGTGGTGGCGTCAGCAATAGCGAAGGGAACACGCAGCGTGCGCGCCAATGTCTGAGCAAGCAAGGTCTTGCCGCTACCGGTTGGTCCTAAAAGCAATATATTGCTTTTAGCAAGCTCGACATCATCGTCACTCGCATCAGCTCCCAAACTAATACGCTTGTAATGGTTGTACACCGCTACTGACAAGGCCCGTTTCGCTTCTTCTTGACCCACGACAAACGCACTTAAACGATCGTAGAGTTCATGAGGAGTTGGCAGGTTGTCGAGAACCTCAGCAGGATTGGGATCAGCTTCTTCGTTCAGCGCGATGGAAGCATCGGATGCAAATGGGTCCTGTCGGCTTAAAGAACTCGTGTCGATACCACGCAAGCCCATATCATGCATCATAGCCTCTGCGCATACCGAAATGCATTCGTCGCAGATACAGATACCGTTCGGACCGCTGATCATTGAATTAACCTGTTGCGGCGTTTTTCCGCAAAACGCGCAGTGGATATCCTCGTCAGGCGTGTCATGTTTCTCATGAGGGGTTTTTGCCATAATGCCCTTCGCCTTTACTGATTTGTTGCGTTGTTAAACCACTAGTCTTCTTTTTGAGCAGCACGGCTTGTTACAACCTGGTCAACTAGGCCATATTCGCGTGCCGCCTCAGCGCTCATAAAGTTATCGCGCTCGGTATCCTGTTGAATGGTTTCAAGTGATTGACCCGTATTCTTGGCCAGAATACCGTTCAAACGATCGCGGATATATAAGATTTCTTTTGCCACAATCGCGATTTCGGTCTGCTGACCTTGCGCGCCACCTGAAGGCTGATGAATCATCACACGCCCATTAGGAAGTGCGTACCGCTTGCCCTTTGTGCCATTCGATAGAAGCACCGCCGCCATCGAAGCGCACTGACCAATGCAGATGGTCGAAACATCACAGCTGATGTAATCCATGGTGTCAAGAATAGCCAGACCAGCTGTCACACTGCCACCAGGGCTATTGATGTAGAGTGAAATATCCTTTTCAGGATCGGTTGATTCAAGATGCAGAAGCTGAGCAACAACCGAATTAGCCACATTGTCATCAATCGCTTCGCCCAGAAATACAATGCGCTCATTCAGCAAGCGTGAATAGATATCGAAGCTGCGTTCACCGCGCGGTGACTGCTCAATCACATAGGGAATAAGAGCCGATGAAGGGTGAGTAAATTCGTTCATAGATCCTCTTTACGTCTCGAGATGTCTTTGATGCATCATCCATTATACGGAGAGCGAAACGGGTTGACGACAACCAAGCCATCAACCCGTCCATATTCATAGAAACGTGAGCGTTACGTTACCGAAGTGCGTATTTCATTCAGCTTTCAGCAATGCTTCGATGAGATCAGCCTTCTTCATGCCGTCAGCATCAATACCCATAGCAGCAGCCTGCTCGCGCAGTTCGGCTACTTTCAGTTTGCCCAGTTCGGTCTTTGTCGGCTTTGCAGCAGCGGAATCATTAGCAGAGGCGCTTGCCTTGGCAGCCTGTGTGGTTGCCTTGGATGCACCCGCTGCAGTCTTCGCTTTGCCAGTAGATGACTTCTTTGTTTCCTTGGTCGCCTTGGTGCTCTTGGCTTTTTTAGCGCTTGAGCCCGTCTTAGCATTCAAATTGTCCGCGTCATCTTTAACGCTGTTGAGCTTTTCACCAGGAGCAAGCTCGCTCACTTTCATGTTATCCATAATGGCAGACAGTGCAGCAGTACGACGCATACCAGCGCGCAATGTTGCAATACGGCCAGCATCGCGCCATTCCTTTTCAAGCGAAGCTGCATGAGCGGCGTCCGCCTTAGCAAATTCAGCGCTGATCTCTTCGTCGGTGACATCGATTTTGGCATGGCGTGCCCACGCATCAAGCGCGAGATCCTGCTCGGTCACATCGCGCGCCTGCTTCTTTAAGTCGTCGCGGAACTGCTCGGCAGTCAATCCCATCTGAGCCAGATAGGCATCAAAGGTCACGCCCTGTTGCTGGATCTGCATAAAGAAGTTCTGCAGCAAGCTTTGTTCTTCGACGTCGCACATTGCCTTCGGTGCTTCGCCTTCGAGTCGCTCCTGCAGTGCATAGAGTGCTTCGTTTTCGCGCAGACGGGGCATCATCTGCTCTTTCTGCTGCTTGATGGAGTCAGCTACTCGCTCGCGCAGCTCAGCCACGCCACCCTCAAAACCAGCGGTTTCTTTGGCCCATTCATCATCGAGAGCAGGCAGAACCTTCTTCTTAACCTGTTTAACCTCGACAGTCAGTGTGACCTTGCCGGGGTTATCCATCCCCTGTCCCATAAGGGACGGCTCAGACATATCAACTTCAACCGTTGCTTTCTTGCCTTTAGAAAGACCGATGAGCGCTTCATCAAAAGCTGGAGGGAACAATCCACTCGACAGCTCATAGAGACGCGATTCGGTTTCAAGTGACTCAACGTGATTGCCATTTGCGTCAACCGCTTCAAGAGAAATCTCGGCAAAATCACCTGCCGCAAGCTTTTTAGAAGCAGGAGCATCTTCGAACGTGTAGTAGTAGTTGCGCAGTTCATCAACCTGCGAGTCAATTTCCTCTTCGGTTGCCTCAACGCTCGGCAGCTTGATTTCGATGGCATCGTACGAGGAAAGAGAAAACTCAGGACGCACTTCAACGGTGGCAGAGAAGGAAAAACTCTTGCCTGCCTCAACTAGGTCGCTTTCTTGCTCAAACGACGGCTGGCCAATGGCAATAAGATCTGCTTCGTCCATAGCACGTGGATACAGACTATTGATAATGTCTTCGGTAACCGTAGCAGTAACCGCATTCGGCCCCAGCATGCTGTCGATAACAGGACGAGGGGCTTTGCCCTTGCGGAACCCCGGGAAATTATACTTGCCGGCAAAATCCCGATAGGTTTTCTTAATGCGATTGTCCACCTCTGTGGCATCAACGCTTACCGTCAGCTTCTTCCGGTTATCCTTCAGAGCCTCGACTTTGGTTTCCACTCAGTTCCTCCATCTATTGCGTTATGCAGTCTTTGGCGATTGCGAAGTCGCCAAACAGTACGTTTGACGAACCACTATGGTGCGGGCGAAAGGACTTGAACCTTCACGGGTTACCCCACCAGAACCTAAATCTGGCGCGTCTGCCAATTCCGCCACGCCCGCCAGTCGTCAAACGACGCGCGGCGAATGACCGCCTGCGCGCATGCAAAACGACATATTACCAAAAACCGCGGGGATATACCACGAAAACGGTGCACCACCGCACGCTGTACACCCCGCGGCAAACGACGATATTATCTTCCCTCGTCGAGCGCGATTACCGTGGTGTTTATCGTTCGCGGAACATGCCGCCTCGGGCATCGTCATCGTCACTCGCGGCTTGGGCACGAGCTGCTTCTTCCTTACTGGAAAACGCCTGTTCCTGTTGAGCAATAAGTTCGCAAGCCAACTCACGTAACTTGTACTTTTGCACTTTTTTGGCAGGATTCATCGGAAAATCGTCCACGAAGAATACGCGCTTGGGGACTTTGTAGCGGGCAATACGAGGAATAGCAAAAGCGCGTACCTCGTCTTCAGTCATGCTTTCAAAACCTGGCTTCACGCGGATAAAGGCACCAACAATCTCGCCCAGCTTTTCATCAGGTATACCAATTACCTGCGCATCAAGCACGCCTTCCATTGTCAGCAAGAAGTTCTCCACTTCAAGCGGATAAATATTTTCGCCACCACGGATGATCATGTCTTTGATACGCCCCGTCACACGATAATAGCCATCTTCATCGACGGTACCCAAGTCGCCTGAATGCAGGTATCCATCCGCATCAATAGCCGCAGCCGTAGCGTCGGGCATCTTGTAGTAGCCCTTCATGACGTTGTAACCCTTACAACACAGTTCGCCCGGCTCACCCGGAGCACACTCATGCCCGTCGTCCACCGAGAGCACCTTCACATCAACCGGCGGATGTTTGCGACCGACCGTTGTGCACTTATGCTCGATGTCGTCAGTCACACTCGTTTGCGTAAACACGGGACTCGTTTCGGTAAGCCCATAGCAAATGGTGATATCGCGCATATTCATCTTTTCGATGACCTCACCCATCGTGGCAGGTGGACAGGGACTGCCAGCCATGATGCCCGTGCGTAAACTTGACATGTCATAGTTGCTAAAATTCGGATGATTGAGTTCCGCGATAAACATGGTCGGCACGCCATAGACCGCTGTTGCCTTTTCACGGTCTATGGCAGAAAGAACCGCTTCAGCCTCAAAGCTTTCAATGCCAACAAGGGTCGACCGATGTGTGAGTGCTGCCATAGCCCCCAGCACACAGCCAAAGCAGTGGAAATACGGCACCGGCAGGCAAATACGGTCAGCCGGCGACAGACGCTGCCCTTCTCCGATATAGAAGCCATTATTTAAGATATTACGGTGCGTGAGCATAACGCCCTTCGGGAAACCCGTTGTCCCACTTGTGTACTGCATCATCACGCAGTCGTTTTGGTCAAAGGATCGCTCGACTTCCCAAAGCTCTTCTTCCTGCACATGTTCACCCAGCAAGAGCAGTTCCGGAACGCTATAAAAGCCGCGGTGCTTTTCTGGTCCCATATAGATGAGATTCTTTAAGAAAGGATACTCTTCAGTGTTGAGATAACCGCGTGCCTGGGTAAGCGATTCGGGTATCAGTCCGCGCACCACGTCCACGTAGTCGACATCGCGGAATCGGTCGATGATGACCAATGCCTTCATGTCGGATTGCTTGAGCACGTAATCGAGTTCGTGGCTTTTAAACACCGGGTTCATCGTGACAGACACGACGCCGATCTTGGCAGTAGCAAACATAAACGTAAGCCAGTCGGGAACATTACGTGCCCAAATTCCCAGATGATCGCCGGGCCGCATGCCAATAGACAAAAGACCACGCGCAAGATTGTCGGTGCGTTTGTCGAACTGAGCATAGGTCCAGCGCAGATCGCGGTCGGGATACACAATGAATTCATGCGATGGATCAATTTCTACCTGCGCCCGAAAATAACTGCCAATGGTCTTTTCGGTGTGCAGAGGCCAGTCGCTATCTCCTGGTTGCGGACGACTCCCATCTGCTCGGCGATATGCCTCGCGTGCCTGGGCAGCTTCTTCGCGTTTACGCACCTCGAGGGGGGTCCAGCCCCGAGTATCAGTTGGTATCTCTGAAAAATTATCTGATGACACGGTCATAAAAGGGACCTTTTCCTGCAATAGCGGTGGACGTGAGATGAGTCGAGATGATCGCTTGAACTCAAGCGCGACGGTGAGCTTTCTTGTCTCTCATATGATTCACAATGAACTTGGTGAACTTGAGCAAGCCCATTAAGCTTGAAATCCTAGAGGGGCGTATAGACAACAGCAAGAAACCGTGCGCTTTGTCCTTCGTGAGCACGCACCTGGTGAGGCACGATTGAATCGTAGTAGATCGATTCACCCGGATGGAGCACATAGAGCTCTTTGCCATATTCGATCTCTATCTCGCCTTCAAGGCCGTAGAGCCATTCTTCACCTTCGTGACCCACGAGTTCATGTTCAGTTTCACCCGACGGATCGATGGTGATAATAAATGGATCCATATGCCGCGAGGGGCGCCCCGCTGCAAGGCTAAAATACGCCAAGTCGCCGGCATCACTTGCAGTCTGAAGGCTCTTCAGACGAGTGACTTCTTCCATCTGGCTTGTGCCGATATAGAGAGGACCGAGCGATTCATCGTCGTCCATGAGCGTGCCCAAACGCACACCCAGTGCCCGCGTAATTTTGATAAGCGGCGCAAGTGACGGTGGCACCTCGCCCGCTTCGAGTTCAGCAATAGCGGATACATCACATCCGCATCGATCAGCAAGATCTTGCTGGGATAGATGATGCGCCTCGCGCAACGTTACAATCTTGTGACCCAGCCTGTTTTCGTCGGACATGCGACTCCTCCCCGCTTGCACCATGAACCTCACGGTAAATGAATATCATGGCGACGTGCTCGTATGCTGCCGTATTGTAGGGCAGCACACCGCACATTCGCTCGAACAGCAACAATGCCGGCGGGGAAATCCTCGGTTTCGATACAATAAGCCGCCATAAGCGCGCTGGGACTACTGCACAGTACGGCAATACTAATCTAGATCACGCACACAATGTGGGAGTTACTTTATTTTGCCGCGCTCGAACGTATGATGTCGGCGGACCCGCTTTGGTTCGCGAAAATCGAGCTGAGGTTGCACGTAGTCAAGCGTTTCATCTTGCCGTACCAGTTCAATCTGATCAATGATCCACGTCACTGCTTCGTTGCCGAATACTTCCAACATCTTAAT
This genomic interval from Cryptobacterium curtum DSM 15641 contains the following:
- a CDS encoding valine--tRNA ligase codes for the protein MPEKKRVDFDFAAHEAPLFKVWEETGYFKRTPGFGEHANDCYTITIPPPNITGVLHMGHALDDTIQDACIRRARMQGYQARWVLGTDHAGIATQTKVDKKLAEEGISRFDIGREKFIEACYEWRAEYGATIVNQIKGMGCSCDYSDEHFTLDPDYIQAVRHLFVDWYHDGLIYRGKRIVNWCPHCTTAIADDEVEYVEEDGHLWYLRYPLVEPVDGQDYIVVATTRPETMLGDTGVAVSPQDDAAQRFVGAKVKLPLVDREIPIFSDYYVDAGFGTGFVKVTPAHDPNDWAMGERHDLEKINIFDETAHVIEGYGEFSGLDRDEARTAIVEAFDRLGLLDHVEDHTHSVMTCYRCHNKLEPWLSEQWFVAVDGLKKDAARVVEDGSITFHPARWKQVYLDWLANLKDWCISRQLWWGHRIPMFYCDACGWQDACVEDISTCPECGSVVRQDEDVLDTWFSSQLWPFATLGWTGKGSQTEELERAYPTQVLATARDIMGLWVARMVMAGEYCMKEIPFQDVIIYPTVMGSDGKPMSKSRGNGVDPLKLMQDYGADGMRFGLLMQVTGAQDLRFNEDKLENSRNFANKIRNAARFVLMNMEGYTPGAPEAKLPVDRWILSRLAGLVERVDKAFDAYEFAEVTRELYAFFWNEFCDWYIEFSKSRLAGDDAAGRLACQRNLIFLLDTSLRLLHPIMPFVTEEIYQQLPGEKDAPYLIGAAWPKARALSDYRDIDAERAIMMVCEVVSAVRATRSRYGISPHQELDVRVKVTDSRDEALLCAQSSLISGMGRISSLIIATDVDKLAGSSVSLAAGLEVYTALSGLVDFDAERVRLRKQLDRLSSDNERLTKKLANPGFLAKAAPEVIEKDRAKQAETLEQIERVQAQLDELA
- the clpX gene encoding ATP-dependent Clp protease ATP-binding subunit ClpX — protein: MAKTPHEKHDTPDEDIHCAFCGKTPQQVNSMISGPNGICICDECISVCAEAMMHDMGLRGIDTSSLSRQDPFASDASIALNEEADPNPAEVLDNLPTPHELYDRLSAFVVGQEEAKRALSVAVYNHYKRISLGADASDDDVELAKSNILLLGPTGSGKTLLAQTLARTLRVPFAIADATTLTEAGYVGEDVENILLKLITAADFDVPRAEIGIVYIDEIDKIARKAENLSITRDVSGEGVQQSLLKIVEGCEASVPPQGGRKHPQQELIHIDTTNILFILGGAFVGLTDIIAERVGKSGLGFNARLPQSKKHEDAELLRQVLPEDLNKFGMIPEFVGRIPVITRLKELTEEDLVRILTEPRNALVKQYTRMFEFEESELVVEPDALRAIAHKAIEHNTGARGLRSICENVLMDVMYELPDHTEPTRVVLRASDIEGTTSPEIVAREAASIPSAS
- the clpP gene encoding ATP-dependent Clp endopeptidase proteolytic subunit ClpP, producing the protein MNEFTHPSSALIPYVIEQSPRGERSFDIYSRLLNERIVFLGEAIDDNVANSVVAQLLHLESTDPEKDISLYINSPGGSVTAGLAILDTMDYISCDVSTICIGQCASMAAVLLSNGTKGKRYALPNGRVMIHQPSGGAQGQQTEIAIVAKEILYIRDRLNGILAKNTGQSLETIQQDTERDNFMSAEAAREYGLVDQVVTSRAAQKED
- the tig gene encoding trigger factor, producing the protein METKVEALKDNRKKLTVSVDATEVDNRIKKTYRDFAGKYNFPGFRKGKAPRPVIDSMLGPNAVTATVTEDIINSLYPRAMDEADLIAIGQPSFEQESDLVEAGKSFSFSATVEVRPEFSLSSYDAIEIKLPSVEATEEEIDSQVDELRNYYYTFEDAPASKKLAAGDFAEISLEAVDANGNHVESLETESRLYELSSGLFPPAFDEALIGLSKGKKATVEVDMSEPSLMGQGMDNPGKVTLTVEVKQVKKKVLPALDDEWAKETAGFEGGVAELRERVADSIKQQKEQMMPRLRENEALYALQERLEGEAPKAMCDVEEQSLLQNFFMQIQQQGVTFDAYLAQMGLTAEQFRDDLKKQARDVTEQDLALDAWARHAKIDVTDEEISAEFAKADAAHAASLEKEWRDAGRIATLRAGMRRTAALSAIMDNMKVSELAPGEKLNSVKDDADNLNAKTGSSAKKAKSTKATKETKKSSTGKAKTAAGASKATTQAAKASASANDSAAAKPTKTELGKLKVAELREQAAAMGIDADGMKKADLIEALLKAE
- a CDS encoding AMP-binding protein codes for the protein MTVSSDNFSEIPTDTRGWTPLEVRKREEAAQAREAYRRADGSRPQPGDSDWPLHTEKTIGSYFRAQVEIDPSHEFIVYPDRDLRWTYAQFDKRTDNLARGLLSIGMRPGDHLGIWARNVPDWLTFMFATAKIGVVSVTMNPVFKSHELDYVLKQSDMKALVIIDRFRDVDYVDVVRGLIPESLTQARGYLNTEEYPFLKNLIYMGPEKHRGFYSVPELLLLGEHVQEEELWEVERSFDQNDCVMMQYTSGTTGFPKGVMLTHRNILNNGFYIGEGQRLSPADRICLPVPYFHCFGCVLGAMAALTHRSTLVGIESFEAEAVLSAIDREKATAVYGVPTMFIAELNHPNFSNYDMSSLRTGIMAGSPCPPATMGEVIEKMNMRDITICYGLTETSPVFTQTSVTDDIEHKCTTVGRKHPPVDVKVLSVDDGHECAPGEPGELCCKGYNVMKGYYKMPDATAAAIDADGYLHSGDLGTVDEDGYYRVTGRIKDMIIRGGENIYPLEVENFLLTMEGVLDAQVIGIPDEKLGEIVGAFIRVKPGFESMTEDEVRAFAIPRIARYKVPKRVFFVDDFPMNPAKKVQKYKLRELACELIAQQEQAFSSKEEAARAQAASDDDDARGGMFRER
- a CDS encoding helix-turn-helix domain-containing protein, with product MSDENRLGHKIVTLREAHHLSQQDLADRCGCDVSAIAELEAGEVPPSLAPLIKITRALGVRLGTLMDDDESLGPLYIGTSQMEEVTRLKSLQTASDAGDLAYFSLAAGRPSRHMDPFIITIDPSGETEHELVGHEGEEWLYGLEGEIEIEYGKELYVLHPGESIYYDSIVPHQVRAHEGQSARFLAVVYTPL